In Cerasicoccus sp. TK19100, the following proteins share a genomic window:
- a CDS encoding YndJ family transporter, with product MPDTTVILILAAPALLAIFAGSFLLRRAWLLPARLPEEFALAVAWVFVVGSLFWLGVFLSGSTFLGFGAPWTWLTAAHFAFAGFGALTVTALSCRVVSSQRALSILRILVVVHPIIYLVTAAGITGIPYCDEVGAAVYEVLFVTQLAAVVCGRPTRMARGPRMLLMVALAVPVVTLIPALAWAFGRPLFDIAGMVRYHGTVNAVGHVGLGLVAFAWGRPRPQLTKT from the coding sequence ATGCCGGACACTACCGTAATTCTGATACTCGCGGCACCGGCGCTTTTGGCTATCTTCGCTGGGAGCTTTTTGTTGAGGCGAGCCTGGTTGCTGCCTGCACGCTTGCCCGAAGAGTTTGCGCTCGCGGTGGCGTGGGTCTTTGTCGTTGGTAGCTTGTTCTGGCTGGGCGTATTTTTGAGTGGCTCGACATTCCTCGGGTTTGGCGCTCCCTGGACTTGGTTGACGGCGGCTCACTTTGCCTTTGCGGGCTTCGGCGCCTTAACCGTGACTGCGCTATCGTGTCGGGTGGTGTCGAGCCAGCGGGCTTTGAGCATCCTGCGCATCCTCGTGGTGGTGCATCCCATTATCTACTTGGTGACCGCCGCTGGCATCACGGGCATTCCTTACTGCGATGAAGTGGGCGCAGCGGTCTACGAAGTCCTATTCGTCACACAGTTGGCAGCTGTCGTCTGCGGTCGGCCGACTCGCATGGCGCGTGGTCCCCGGATGCTGCTCATGGTGGCCTTGGCCGTGCCCGTGGTGACGCTGATTCCCGCTCTGGCGTGGGCGTTCGGTCGTCCGCTGTTCGACATCGCAGGCATGGTGCGGTATCATGGCACCGTCAATGCCGTTGGTCACGTTGGCTTGGGGCTGGTTGCATTTGCCTGGGGGCGTCCGCGTCCTCAATTGACTAAGACATAA
- a CDS encoding DUF5069 domain-containing protein: MKTTPISAYETTKGMIYFPRMLDKIRKHARGELREDFIENLGKGFDERCAAFLRVPYDALVTKTLEGGSDEEVLDWCFATGRELSELDIAIWNDYLRKRGQNDPAAEIVARRKAESGLADRDEIQTMVEYFEYDEGRKS, translated from the coding sequence ATGAAAACCACACCCATTTCCGCATACGAAACGACGAAGGGCATGATCTACTTCCCGCGCATGCTGGACAAGATCCGCAAGCATGCGCGCGGCGAGCTGCGCGAAGACTTTATCGAAAATCTCGGTAAGGGCTTCGATGAACGCTGCGCGGCCTTCCTGCGCGTGCCTTACGACGCGCTCGTCACCAAGACGCTTGAAGGAGGCTCCGATGAGGAAGTGCTCGACTGGTGCTTTGCCACGGGCCGCGAGCTCAGCGAACTCGACATCGCCATCTGGAACGACTACCTGCGTAAGCGCGGTCAAAACGACCCGGCCGCAGAAATCGTCGCCCGCCGCAAAGCTGAGAGCGGCCTCGCCGACCGCGACGAGATTCAAACCATGGTGGAATACTTCGAGTACGACGAGGGACGGAAGTCGTAG